The genomic segment ctctggtgtgccgtgcagtggcctgaagcCTAGTCTCCTGAAAGCAAGTTCCATGCCACAAAGtagcttcgtgttccctcagagttgaaaattgtgttttttttcccatctGGTAAAAAtaatgctaatgacaatttggagtaaatagctttggagAATACGGTCCTAAGAATTTTAGGGTCCTTTGCTCCAGGACATAGAGACGTACTTGTATTAACTGATAGAAGTGTGTTCATCTTCTCAAcagattgtctgtgtttgttttcatcATTATCCTTTAGATCTTGACTTCACGCAAATATCTCCAGTACCACCAGGAAAAATTTGGATATGAGAAAGCGAATACTGACTTTGTTCAAGGCTATCTGGAGAGTCTGGGAGAGGCTGGCATCCAGAGTGACTGCTGTGATGTCCTGATGtaagtgtaacagggaggaggctgagcGCAGAGTCTCGACCGCTGTACAAAACACAGCCAGGCTTCTGCCAAAAAGCTGTCTCCGAAATGGGCAGGCGCAGTCGGATCAGTTTTGTGCAGTGTTAAAAAGTGGTGGTCAGTATGGTCAGACGATCGCTGTTTACCACCCCTCTGGAAAATAAGATTGAATTGGCCCAGCTGGACTGGGTTAATAATGCTTACAGTTTATTTACATAGCTGTGTTATTTAAATTGTGAACTCTGTCGATTTGGAATGAAAGCTTGTAACGGGAGCCTCTGTCTTTCTATTTCAGCTCAAACTGTGTAATATGTCTGTGTCCTGACAAGAGGGCAGTCCTTCAGGAAGCACATCGGATTCTCAAGGTCATTTTATTCCTCCTTCCTGCTGGCTGTGTCACCGCTGCCTGTCTGTCTTGGGGCTGCCCTATAGGATAGCGTTCAGAAGGGTGGAGTTCAGAAGGGTGGCGTTCAGCCATTGCGGGTCAGCTGAATGAACATGGAAACACAGGATCAGGGCAGCTCagattgacagctgaatgaacatggaaacacaggatcagggcagctcagattgacagctgaatgaacatggaaacacaggatcagggcagctcagattgacagctgaatgaacatggaaacacaggatcagggcagctcagattgacagctgaatgaacgtGGAAACACAGGATCAGGGCAGCTCagattgacagctgaatgaacatggaaacacaggatcagggcagctcagattgacagctgaatgaacatggaaacacaggatcagggcagctcagattgacagctgaatgaacatggaaacacaggatcagggcagctcagattgacagctgaatgaacatggaaacacaggatcagggcagctcagattgacagctgaatgaacatggaaacacaggatcagggcagctcagattgacagctgaatgaacatggaaacacaggatcagggcagctcagattgacagctgaatgaacatggaaacacaggatcagggcagctcagattgacagctgaatgaacatggaaacacaggatcagggcagctcagattgacagctgaatgaacatggaaacacaggatcagggcagctcagattgacagctgaatgaacatggaaacacaggatcagggcagctcagattgacagctgaatgaacatggaaacacaggatcagggcagctcagattgacagctgaatgaacatggaaacacaggatcagggcagctcagattgacagctgaatgaacatggaaacacaggatcagggcagctcagattgacagctgaatgaacatggaaacacaggatcagggcagctcagattgacagctgaatgaacatggaaacacaggatcagggcagctcagattgacagctgaatgaacatggaaacacaggatcagggcagctcagattgacagctgaatgaacatggaaacacaggatcagggcagctcagattgacagctgaatgaacatggaaacacaggatcagggcagctcagattgacagctgaatgaacatggaaacacaggatcagggcagctcagattgacagctgaatgaacatggaaacacaggatcagggcagctcagattgacagctgaatgaacatggaaacacaggatcagggcagctcagattgacagctgaatgaacatggaaacacaggatcagggcagctcagattgacagctgaatgaacatggaaacacaggatcagggcagctcagattgacagctgaatgaacatggaaacacaggatcagggcagctcagattgacagctgaatggacatggaaacacaggatcagggcagctcagattgacagctgaatggacatggaaacacaggatcagggcagctcagattgacagctgaatgaacatggAAACACAGGATCAGGGACTGCAGGGTTTCTCAACCTAGGTTGAGGagataaaaagataaaaatagaaaaacaagtgTGATAGTGTTTCTAAAGAAtacagcagcaggagcagcagcgaGATCACTAGGAAAGTGAAGGAGTCTCTCCAGTGCTCTGAGTCATGTCTACAGAGAAGGTCACAACGCTCTGGGCTGCACTGAGAGCACATGTCTGACACCTTCAGCACAGAGGTCAGAAGCACACGCTTACCAGCATGAATTTCACACTGACTTTCACAGTGCGCTCTCAATGCAAGAGATCAAAATGTTATATTAGTAACAGTAAAAAAGAGAAGGTTGTTTCATGAAACATTTTacgatttaataataataataataataataataataataataataataataataataatactaatctgttactgtaaataaaaacctTAAtgtctaaagtgttttttttttttcttttttcaggatgGTGGAGAATTTTATTTCAGCGACATGTATGCCAGCAAGGCTGTACCTGAAAGTTTAAAACAGGATCCAGTTGTGTGGGGtaatcatcctcatcatcatcattattagtagtagtcgtagtatttgcATTACTGTTGTCATTTGCTTAAAGAGGTCATATAAACAAGGAGTTAAACATTTCTAGACCTCTCACAGCTCATAGTTAGTAAGCCCCTTATGTTGCCATAGCTCGTTTAATTGCCAAAACTTTATGCTCACTTGCacaccacactgtagattcacttcctgtgcgTCGGGTATTAGATCCCCCAGCACGATCTTCCTGTGCTGCTCATCAAGAGCCTCTCATTCCCTTCCTGCGCTTCACACAGGTCTCCGGGTGAGGTCCTGGTAGACTTGGTGTGTATGATCTTCCTGTGCTTCACACAGGTCTCAGGGTGAGGTCCTGGTAGACTTGCTGTGTATGATCTTCCTGTGCTTCACACAGGTCTCCGGGTGAGGTCCTGGTAGACTTGGTGTGTATGATCTTCCTGTGCTTCACACAGGTCTCCGGGTGAGGTCCTGGTAGACTTGGTGTGTATGATCTTCCTGTGCTTCACACAGGTCTCCGGGTGAGGTCCTGGTAGACTTGGTGTGTATGATCTTCCTGTGCTTCACACAGGTCTCCGGGTGAGGTCCTGGTAGACTTGGTGTGTATGATCTTCCTGTGCTTCACACAGGTCTCCGGGTGAGGTCCTGGTAGACTTGGTGTGTATGATCTTCCTGTGCTTCACACAAGTCTCCGGGTGAGGTCCTGGTAGACTTGGTTTGCATGCTTAGTGATTTGCTTGTGTTTTCTTGTTACAGGAGAGGGGATGGGAGGGGCTCTCTACTGGAAGGATTTGATTTCTGTGGTGAAGGAGCTGGGGTTCAGCACACCATACCTGGTTACTGCAAGCAAGATCTTGGTCCACAACTCTGAAATTCTGAAAAAAACAGGCATGTTCATGTCAGACTCCACAGCATGTTTTAATATGAGCTGCTCTTCAAGCCTGGGTGTGATCCAGGCTGCAAAACCCCAAATACCCTGCCGCTTCATTCTCAGTGATCACCCAGATAGGGAGCTCTCCGACTTTATTGGTCCTCAAATGATTCCAAACTTCTGGATGTTTGTTCTTTTGTTCATTGTGTTCATAGTGATGGTTATAGACTCCATAGCAATGATTGTAGCTACACTGTCAACCTTctcaaaggctgtctgtctgtctgtaagtaCACTAGAAAACAATGCAGGGTTAAAACTAACATTTATTTCCTTggtaaaacaaaaacctggactgtTTGGGGTTGAGGACCAGTGCAGGATTCAATACGAATAGGAATTACTTCACCCTAAAAACCCTACAGTCAGATTCTTTTATTATATTTGGTTGCTTTTTTTCAGGGGATATCGCTTACGCTTCTGGGACGTACCGTTTCTTCAAATTGCCCAAAAGCAGAACTAACAAGAAAGCAGTGGTGACTTACAGAGGAACGATCCCTGACTATGCAGAACAGCTGGACTTCGACGCCCTTCACGTGTTTAAAGTAACGTAGCGCTCCTAGGAGCAGATCAGGCCCTTTCTCTGTGCAGCTTAGTTTCAGTTTGCTAGCTGTAGAACGGGTTTTAACTTGGGTCATGATGTTGAAACGCACACCGTACCTCacctgtacagtatattgcacaAGGAAGGTGCATTGTGATTACCGGGGGGGATTTCATTCTGgatttctatcttttttttctttcttgcagaAAGGTGAAGCTGTGTCAGTCGATGCGGAGATGGCTGCTGTTCTGCAATGCTCTCGGTTTGCTCCTCATTTCACTGTTCAGAGCTCTGATAACACAAGTGCTAGTGAGGGGGAGACTCAGCAGGTAAGGGTGTATTTTATGGCTCTTTATCATATCACAGATCCCATTGCTTCAGATAATCCAATCAAGATAAAACTATAGGTAACGCAAGTTAAGGAGGCAAATGTTTTGGCCAGATGCCTTCAGCTCGTGTTCTGACAGACACCGGGATGCCTTCAGCTCGTGTTCTGACAGACACCCGGATGCCTTCAGCTCGTGTTCTAACAGACTCTTCCCACACAAAAACCACCCGTGTCTTTTGATTCTTTGCTCAGAGTCTGATGTTGTTTTTCTCACAGAATGTTGAAGCTGGTCTCATGCTGTAGTTTTCAAGCTCAATGATACAGAAGAGAGATAGACAAGCATCACATGGTTTTATGATGGGCGTATTGTCAAATATCATGTTGAGTTATCAAGATGTCAAATATCATGTTGAGTTATCAAGATGTCAGATATCATGTTGAGTTATCAAGATGTCAAATATCATGTTGAGTTATCAAGAcctatgtttcttttttaagcCAACTGCTGGCCAAAACAGGCCTTATATGACATCCTTTATGAGGAGTGACTAACATTTACCAGGTTGAGTTTAAGGGTATTTTACTGAACTCTGGgtctcatttttattatttaaccttTGAACCTCTTTTTGTTTTAGCTATAGATGTATAGATATATAAAACACATCTTTTCTTGTTCGTTTCTGCAGTATTGCCACCTCAACCCCTTCCTCCTTGCTGATAGGCTGGGCACATCAGTACAGAAGAGTTCCAAACCCGGGCCGTGTGACAAGAAGGAAGGGGCGGGCGCTCCCTGAGAAGCACCGAACACAGAGAGGCCCCTGACGTCACTTCACACTACATGTCCTGCGCCTGTTTTAAAGCCCACGGttcacatgcattgtactgtAAATTGCATTCCTGATTTGGCTCATTGATTTGTACCACTGCTGTGTTACTGAAGAGGTGTTCTTACACAACCCTAACTGAAAACACAATGGGGAGCAAGTTTAATATCTACAAACACGACACCGTGGTCTGTATCCACGCAGCACTGGCGTGTCTCAGGGGCTGATGTGATTCAC from the Acipenser ruthenus chromosome 9, fAciRut3.2 maternal haplotype, whole genome shotgun sequence genome contains:
- the LOC117406385 gene encoding arsenite methyltransferase, with product MYSLESSAETHRSMDSAVHDNVKKYYGKRLQKSEDLQSNASCSRGCRPMPDSAREALNLVHPDVCARYFGCGLVVPESLEGCKVLDLGSGSGRDCYILSKLVGQTGHVTGVDMTSEMILTSRKYLQYHQEKFGYEKANTDFVQGYLESLGEAGIQSDCCDVLISNCVICLCPDKRAVLQEAHRILKDGGEFYFSDMYASKAVPESLKQDPVVWGEGMGGALYWKDLISVVKELGFSTPYLVTASKILVHNSEILKKTGDIAYASGTYRFFKLPKSRTNKKAVVTYRGTIPDYAEQLDFDALHVFKKGEAVSVDAEMAAVLQCSRFAPHFTVQSSDNTSASEGETQQYCHLNPFLLADRLGTSVQKSSKPGPCDKKEGAGAP